A genome region from Arthrobacter agilis includes the following:
- the dhaL gene encoding dihydroxyacetone kinase subunit DhaL — MSTTTIDDIEYVVHSLAQTAVEKEKEFGDLDAVVGDGDLGYSLARGFEKVLADWDSFKRDDAATFLQQIALAISSRIGGTSGPLWGTAFLRASAAAKTTETIDGAAVVAMLRGATDGIKKRGNADLGDKTLLDALIPATDELERQLAAGASPEDCRSAFAAKVRECADATSSMQAKRGRASYSGERSIGSPDAGAVAVAVIIERIVADWP; from the coding sequence ATGAGCACCACCACGATCGACGACATCGAGTACGTCGTTCATTCCCTGGCGCAGACCGCCGTCGAGAAGGAGAAGGAATTCGGTGACCTCGATGCCGTGGTGGGCGACGGCGACCTCGGCTACTCCCTCGCCCGCGGCTTCGAGAAGGTGCTGGCGGACTGGGACTCGTTCAAACGCGATGACGCCGCCACGTTCCTGCAGCAGATCGCGCTCGCCATCTCCAGCAGGATCGGCGGTACCTCAGGTCCGCTGTGGGGGACGGCGTTCCTGCGCGCATCCGCCGCCGCGAAGACCACCGAGACGATCGACGGGGCCGCCGTCGTCGCCATGCTCCGTGGAGCCACCGACGGCATCAAGAAGCGCGGCAACGCCGACCTCGGCGACAAGACCCTGCTGGACGCCCTCATCCCCGCCACTGACGAACTCGAACGCCAGCTCGCCGCAGGCGCCTCGCCGGAGGACTGCCGGAGTGCATTCGCCGCGAAGGTCCGCGAGTGCGCGGATGCGACGTCGAGCATGCAGGCGAAGCGTGGCCGCGCCAGCTACAGCGGGGAACGCAGCATCGGCTCGCCCGACGCCGGCGCAGTGGCCGTGGCCGTCATCATCGAACGCATCGTGGCCGACTGGCCCTGA
- the dhaK gene encoding dihydroxyacetone kinase subunit DhaK, with protein MKKFVNDPQQFVPEMLEGLALANPDTLKYVPEYNLIMRADGPDESKVSIIQGSGSGHEPAHVMIVGKGMLDAACPGDVFAAPPFDYVYETTKLMASPKGVLLLVNNYTGDKMVFEMAEEMSSADGIEVKTLFINDDVSVEDSTYTIGRRGVAGNFFVIKAVAAASERGADLNEIIRIGEKVNSVTRTMGVALTACTPPAKGSPLFELGEDEIEMGVGIHGEPGRRRAKMMPANEIVEEMLGPVVRDLPFKEGDRVALMINGLGGTPISELYLLYGQAHKRLAEQGISVGRSYVGEYCTSLDMAGASITLVRLDDEIESLLMDPAEIPIRVF; from the coding sequence ATGAAGAAGTTCGTCAATGATCCGCAGCAGTTCGTCCCGGAGATGCTCGAGGGCCTGGCGCTCGCCAACCCCGACACCCTGAAGTACGTGCCCGAGTACAACCTGATCATGCGCGCCGACGGCCCGGACGAGAGCAAGGTGTCCATCATCCAGGGCTCCGGTTCCGGGCACGAGCCGGCGCACGTGATGATCGTGGGCAAGGGCATGCTCGACGCCGCCTGCCCCGGCGACGTGTTCGCGGCCCCGCCCTTCGACTACGTGTACGAGACCACCAAGCTCATGGCGTCACCCAAGGGCGTGCTCCTGCTGGTGAACAACTACACGGGCGACAAGATGGTGTTCGAGATGGCGGAGGAGATGTCCTCGGCGGACGGCATCGAGGTGAAGACGCTCTTCATCAACGACGACGTCTCCGTGGAGGACTCCACCTACACAATCGGCCGGCGCGGGGTGGCGGGCAACTTCTTCGTCATCAAGGCCGTCGCGGCCGCGTCCGAGCGGGGCGCGGACCTCAATGAGATCATCCGCATCGGCGAGAAGGTGAACTCGGTGACCCGGACCATGGGTGTCGCGCTGACGGCGTGTACGCCCCCGGCCAAGGGCAGCCCGCTGTTCGAACTCGGTGAGGACGAGATCGAGATGGGCGTGGGTATCCACGGTGAGCCCGGCCGACGTCGGGCGAAGATGATGCCGGCCAACGAGATCGTCGAGGAGATGCTCGGCCCGGTGGTGCGGGACCTGCCCTTCAAGGAGGGCGACCGCGTGGCGCTCATGATCAACGGACTCGGCGGCACCCCGATCAGCGAGCTGTACCTGCTGTACGGGCAGGCGCACAAGCGCCTCGCCGAGCAGGGCATCAGCGTGGGCCGCAGCTATGTGGGGGAGTACTGCACGTCCCTGGACATGGCCGGCGCGTCCATCACGCTGGTCCGGCTCGACGACGAGATCGAGTCGCTGCTCATGGATCCCGCGGAGATCCCCATCCGGGTCTTCTAG
- a CDS encoding GmrSD restriction endonuclease domain-containing protein yields MTGTPRAPSDQPAANTTALALLETLPIKGRAPKTGYDRDQFGQAWADVDRNGCDTRNDMLNRDLTDIVHANSVPCKVQSGLLDDPYTGTEIPFQRGQLTSTKVQIDHIVALSDAWQKGAQQLTPDQRLAFANDPLNLQSTDGPTNQQKSDGDAATWLPPNKGYRCEYVARQISVKATYTLWVTQAEHDAMAGILADCADILAPTNQMAPSVAAPVEPVEEAAPVVEPAAPAPAPVVPEPAAPPVVAPAPAAPAPAAPYYANCDAVRAAGAAPIAAGSPGFQPKFDRDKDGWGCDS; encoded by the coding sequence GTGACTGGCACGCCCCGTGCTCCGTCCGACCAGCCGGCGGCGAACACCACGGCGCTGGCCCTGCTGGAGACGCTGCCCATCAAGGGCCGGGCGCCGAAGACCGGCTACGACCGCGATCAGTTCGGTCAGGCCTGGGCCGACGTCGACCGCAATGGATGCGACACCCGAAACGACATGCTCAACCGCGACCTGACGGACATCGTGCACGCTAACTCCGTGCCCTGCAAGGTGCAGTCAGGTCTGCTGGACGACCCGTACACCGGGACCGAGATCCCGTTCCAGCGAGGCCAGTTGACCAGCACCAAGGTGCAGATCGATCACATCGTCGCGCTGTCGGACGCCTGGCAGAAGGGCGCGCAGCAGCTCACGCCCGACCAGCGCCTCGCGTTCGCCAACGACCCGCTGAACCTCCAGTCCACCGACGGCCCCACCAACCAGCAGAAGAGCGACGGCGACGCCGCCACCTGGCTGCCGCCGAACAAGGGCTACCGCTGCGAGTACGTGGCGCGGCAGATCTCGGTCAAGGCGACGTACACCCTGTGGGTCACGCAGGCCGAGCACGACGCCATGGCGGGCATACTGGCCGACTGCGCGGACATCCTTGCACCGACCAACCAGATGGCACCGTCCGTCGCAGCACCGGTGGAACCGGTCGAAGAGGCTGCGCCCGTCGTGGAGCCCGCTGCTCCTGCCCCGGCGCCCGTCGTGCCGGAACCGGCAGCACCGCCGGTTGTCGCTCCCGCTCCGGCAGCGCCGGCTCCAGCAGCGCCCTACTACGCGAACTGCGATGCGGTCCGCGCGGCGGGTGCAGCCCCGATTGCGGCCGGTTCGCCTGGTTTCCAGCCGAAGTTCGACCGCGATAAGGACGGGTGGGGCTGCGACAGCTAG
- a CDS encoding FMN-binding negative transcriptional regulator encodes MRHTPHFVLSDVGEVKRFVRENPWATIVSSPAGGLVASHYPVMLEETSEDSISIISHVGRPDEQLHELGDHEVLVIIQGPHGYISPGWYPEEQIVPTWNHVTAHLYGKPEILSDEENFRMLGKLVDTFEGVMPEPSSLTLDLDGSRRVARGTVGIRLVVTRFDARLKLSQNKDAAVVGRIIDELEHDGPYANPALAHEMRRARRG; translated from the coding sequence ATGCGCCACACGCCACACTTCGTCCTGTCCGACGTCGGCGAGGTCAAGAGATTCGTCCGGGAGAATCCCTGGGCGACGATCGTGTCCTCACCGGCCGGCGGACTCGTGGCGTCCCACTACCCGGTGATGCTCGAAGAGACGTCCGAGGACAGCATCAGCATCATCAGTCATGTGGGGCGCCCCGACGAGCAGCTGCACGAACTCGGTGACCACGAGGTGCTGGTGATCATCCAGGGCCCGCACGGCTACATCTCGCCGGGCTGGTACCCCGAGGAGCAGATCGTCCCGACGTGGAACCACGTCACCGCACACCTGTACGGGAAGCCGGAGATCCTCTCCGACGAGGAGAACTTCAGGATGCTCGGCAAGCTGGTCGACACCTTCGAGGGCGTCATGCCCGAACCCTCCTCACTGACCCTGGACCTCGACGGATCGCGCCGCGTCGCCCGGGGGACAGTGGGGATCCGCCTCGTGGTGACCCGCTTCGACGCGCGGCTGAAGCTCAGCCAGAACAAGGACGCCGCGGTGGTCGGGCGGATCATCGACGAGCTCGAGCACGACGGGCCCTACGCGAACCCGGCCCTCGCCCACGAGATGCGGCGTGCACGGCGAGGATGA
- a CDS encoding hemerythrin domain-containing protein, whose product MTDFFTMRPGETAAPLPAGPVICTGSASMRRIHRFFLWAYGEAPGLVRSVEPGDTARAAYVGEVLGNFDKVLHVHHEGEDLLMYPRLAERAPGCALHIEQMLEQHRQVTQRLESIEPVRLGWMETAEASVRVDLADRYEELSTVLQVHLRREVTEVMPAVDRVMTEKEGKEIGKHGVETFDKKFLVGYLGMVLATNPRGEREEFFKEIPPPVRLAYRLVGRRLYRKQYATLFPGRPIPDTL is encoded by the coding sequence ATGACCGACTTCTTCACCATGAGACCCGGCGAGACTGCTGCGCCATTGCCAGCAGGACCCGTTATCTGTACAGGCTCGGCGAGCATGCGTCGGATCCACCGCTTCTTCCTGTGGGCGTACGGCGAGGCCCCGGGTCTGGTGAGATCCGTCGAGCCCGGCGACACCGCCCGCGCCGCCTATGTCGGAGAGGTACTGGGGAACTTCGACAAAGTGCTCCATGTGCATCATGAAGGCGAGGACCTCCTCATGTACCCGCGGCTGGCGGAGAGAGCACCGGGGTGTGCGCTGCACATCGAGCAGATGCTCGAGCAGCACCGGCAGGTGACACAACGGCTCGAGAGCATCGAGCCGGTCCGCCTGGGCTGGATGGAGACAGCCGAGGCGAGCGTGCGGGTGGACCTCGCTGATCGTTACGAGGAGCTATCCACCGTCCTTCAGGTGCACCTGCGCCGCGAGGTCACCGAGGTGATGCCCGCTGTGGACAGGGTGATGACCGAGAAGGAGGGGAAGGAGATCGGGAAGCACGGCGTGGAGACGTTCGACAAGAAGTTCCTGGTCGGTTACCTCGGGATGGTGCTGGCCACGAATCCGCGCGGCGAGCGCGAGGAGTTCTTCAAGGAGATCCCGCCGCCGGTGCGACTCGCCTACCGTCTTGTCGGGCGCCGGCTGTATCGGAAGCAGTACGCCACGCTTTTCCCTGGACGACCCATTCCCGACACCCTCTAG
- a CDS encoding HAD-IA family hydrolase: MPALIFDCDGVLADTEQYGHLPAFNRTFAEFGVPVQWSVNEYAEKVKIGGGKERMRSILTPALVAELSLNDDSSTDAAILAWHKRKTEIYKGLVESGVMPARPGIARIVREAHDAGWTLAVASTSAEPAVRAVLAHAVGDDLASHFAVFAGDVVPAKKPAPDIYLLALRELGVPAQDAIVVEDSGNGLRAAVDAGLATVVTVSGFTREEDFTGAALVVSSLGDSNGEQAEVLDSPYGVGVRGVVNLATLQALLDASRAPSASHASSTGTEIP, encoded by the coding sequence ATGCCCGCCCTCATCTTCGACTGCGACGGCGTGCTCGCCGACACCGAGCAGTACGGCCACCTGCCCGCCTTCAACCGGACCTTCGCCGAGTTCGGCGTGCCCGTGCAGTGGAGCGTCAACGAGTACGCCGAGAAGGTGAAGATCGGCGGCGGCAAGGAGCGCATGCGCAGCATTCTCACCCCCGCGCTGGTCGCCGAGCTCAGCCTGAACGATGACTCCTCCACGGACGCCGCGATCCTCGCCTGGCACAAGCGGAAGACCGAGATCTACAAGGGGCTCGTGGAAAGCGGTGTCATGCCCGCACGGCCCGGCATCGCCCGGATCGTGCGGGAAGCGCACGACGCCGGGTGGACCCTCGCCGTCGCGTCCACCTCCGCGGAACCCGCGGTCCGTGCCGTCCTGGCGCACGCCGTCGGGGACGACCTCGCTTCCCACTTCGCGGTGTTCGCCGGTGACGTGGTGCCCGCCAAGAAACCGGCGCCGGACATCTACCTGCTCGCGCTCCGGGAACTCGGAGTGCCGGCGCAGGACGCGATCGTCGTCGAGGACAGCGGCAACGGGCTGCGCGCCGCCGTCGACGCCGGCCTCGCCACGGTGGTCACTGTCAGCGGCTTCACCCGTGAGGAGGACTTTACGGGCGCGGCACTCGTCGTCAGCTCGCTCGGTGATTCGAACGGGGAACAGGCCGAGGTGCTCGATAGCCCGTACGGCGTCGGGGTCCGCGGTGTCGTCAACCTCGCCACGCTGCAAGCCCTGCTCGACGCTTCCAGGGCGCCGTCTGCCTCCCACGCATCGTCGACCGGAACGGAGATCCCATGA
- a CDS encoding aldo/keto reductase, which yields MKLLADLPPYIYGTTRLGHDDVPREQQAAMARTAIDAGLWLHTSRQYDHALEVLGAAIAEEPSKIPPVIVKLGGGTADDVRATVAENIEPLGISSIDIGQLTGAGAFADDMVTGGPTLAELQRIKDEGLVRRFVLEIFPWTSEAPLKALRAGYLDRLIDGYIFYLNPLQRFASNELWDELLAQDKAIISMRTVAGAPVHTLRDVPGAAWKPYLQERAVEVAPIFERSGVESWAEFCIRFAHSTPQVVSTVGSTSREENLKELLAFSQAIEPLPQDIVEELFALQRRWSDETDIHAEPWSM from the coding sequence ATGAAACTCCTGGCAGACCTCCCCCCGTACATCTACGGCACCACGCGGCTCGGGCACGACGACGTCCCCCGCGAGCAGCAGGCCGCCATGGCGCGCACGGCGATCGACGCCGGCCTCTGGCTCCACACATCCCGTCAGTACGACCACGCCCTCGAGGTCCTCGGCGCCGCCATCGCCGAGGAGCCCAGCAAGATCCCGCCGGTCATCGTGAAGCTCGGCGGCGGGACGGCCGACGACGTGCGAGCCACGGTCGCCGAGAACATCGAACCCCTGGGGATCAGTTCCATCGACATCGGCCAGCTGACCGGGGCCGGGGCGTTCGCGGACGACATGGTCACCGGCGGGCCCACCCTGGCCGAGCTGCAGCGCATCAAGGACGAGGGCCTCGTGCGGCGCTTCGTCCTCGAGATCTTCCCCTGGACCTCGGAGGCCCCGCTCAAGGCGCTCCGGGCCGGGTACCTCGACAGGCTGATCGACGGCTACATCTTCTACCTCAACCCGCTGCAGCGCTTCGCGTCCAACGAGCTGTGGGACGAGCTGCTGGCACAGGACAAGGCCATCATCTCGATGCGTACCGTGGCCGGAGCGCCCGTCCACACCCTGCGCGACGTCCCCGGCGCTGCGTGGAAGCCCTACCTGCAGGAGCGCGCGGTCGAGGTGGCGCCGATCTTCGAGCGGTCGGGTGTCGAGAGCTGGGCGGAGTTCTGCATCCGCTTCGCCCACAGCACCCCGCAGGTGGTGTCCACCGTCGGCTCGACGAGCCGCGAGGAGAACCTGAAGGAACTGCTCGCCTTCAGTCAGGCCATCGAGCCGCTGCCGCAGGACATCGTTGAGGAGCTGTTCGCCCTGCAGCGTCGCTGGTCCGACGAGACGGACATCCACGCGGAGCCCTGGTCAATGTAG
- a CDS encoding thermonuclease family protein: MIDGDTLVINFDDEDQTVRLLNVDTPETKDPNKPVECLGPEATEKLESLTPPGTKVALDFDVERTDKYDRVLAAVFIEDQTLVNAELARVGLGVPVLIEPNKKYYDEVQAAYNEATAQGVGLLDVATGCTLPAEVTDAVEALTEATDAQAGETATAVAATAAGILAALTTAKAAREALEAGKDTVRVLALGADRTAALARELDTQITKGEQSLASANTKATALQEAEKAAEAAADEAEAARVAEAARVEAERIQAEAAEAARVEAERVQAEANARAEADRLAAEAAAAAEQERIRNLPPVPAPYIPPAQQYIPPAPPAAQNPYPGYNGPRCYAPGGKSWRPC; encoded by the coding sequence GTGATCGACGGCGACACTCTTGTCATCAACTTCGACGACGAAGACCAGACGGTGCGCCTGCTCAACGTCGACACTCCGGAAACGAAGGACCCGAACAAGCCCGTCGAGTGCCTCGGCCCGGAGGCGACCGAGAAGCTCGAGTCGTTGACCCCTCCCGGGACCAAGGTCGCGCTGGACTTCGATGTCGAGCGCACGGACAAGTACGACCGCGTCCTGGCGGCTGTGTTCATCGAGGACCAGACCCTGGTCAACGCGGAACTCGCCCGCGTGGGCCTGGGCGTCCCCGTCCTCATCGAGCCGAACAAGAAGTACTACGACGAGGTGCAAGCGGCGTACAACGAGGCGACTGCGCAAGGCGTCGGGTTGCTGGACGTCGCTACCGGCTGCACCCTCCCGGCCGAAGTGACCGATGCCGTGGAAGCACTGACTGAAGCAACCGACGCTCAGGCCGGTGAGACGGCAACAGCCGTGGCCGCAACCGCCGCGGGTATCCTCGCCGCCCTGACGACGGCGAAGGCCGCCCGAGAGGCGCTCGAAGCAGGAAAGGACACCGTCCGCGTGCTTGCTCTCGGAGCCGATCGCACGGCGGCCTTGGCGCGCGAGCTCGACACCCAGATCACGAAGGGTGAGCAATCACTGGCTTCCGCCAACACCAAAGCCACGGCTCTGCAGGAAGCAGAGAAGGCAGCCGAAGCTGCTGCCGACGAAGCAGAGGCCGCCAGGGTGGCAGAGGCAGCGCGGGTGGAGGCTGAACGCATCCAGGCAGAGGCCGCGGAGGCTGCGCGCGTCGAAGCCGAACGGGTTCAGGCAGAAGCCAATGCTCGTGCCGAAGCTGACCGTCTGGCCGCCGAAGCGGCAGCTGCCGCAGAGCAGGAGCGGATCCGCAATCTTCCGCCCGTCCCCGCGCCCTACATCCCACCTGCGCAGCAGTACATTCCTCCCGCTCCCCCTGCAGCTCAGAACCCCTACCCCGGCTACAACGGTCCTCGCTGCTACGCACCGGGTGGCAAGAGCTGGCGGCCCTGCTGA
- a CDS encoding amidohydrolase gives MGGVLLRSARLVGAAGEPLDLLVENGIIAAAGAGLDPGDAGTVDLAGRWVSPGLWDSHVHMDQWALVRQRLDLSSATSAAGAAALVAGRLHSQPPAAGQPLIGYGFQDGLWPDAPTRQLLDAVGPDVPIVLVSKDLHAAWLNTRALALHGHAEHPTGVLREQAAFDVNARISSVPDEDLDGWVAEAVDAAAARGVVGVVDLEMTFSLDRWAHRVARGIRGMRVRAGVYPHDLDAVIARGLRTGDVIEGTDGLVTMGPFKIITDGSLNTRTAFCHAPYPGLDGAREGRGICTVDRGRLVDHLRRASSGGLVPAVHAIGDAANSLALDAFEEVGCGGSIEHAQLVGEADFGRFARLGIIASVQPEHAMDDRDVADRYWPGRTHRAFAFGSLVAAGAEVRLGSDAPVAPLDPWVSMAAAVSRARDGRSPWHPEQRMLSSVALAASTDGRTMLRPGSVADLVVTERDPLQADDHQLRNLAVSATMLGGRWTHSTLDGDAGTVQR, from the coding sequence GTGGGTGGCGTCCTTCTCCGCTCCGCGCGCCTGGTCGGTGCCGCCGGTGAGCCACTGGACCTCCTCGTCGAGAACGGGATCATCGCCGCCGCGGGCGCTGGCCTGGACCCCGGTGACGCCGGGACGGTGGATCTCGCCGGACGGTGGGTATCACCGGGTCTCTGGGATTCGCACGTGCACATGGACCAGTGGGCGCTCGTGCGCCAGCGCCTCGACCTGTCCTCGGCGACCTCCGCCGCCGGGGCTGCAGCACTGGTCGCCGGACGCCTGCACTCGCAGCCACCGGCGGCCGGACAGCCCCTGATCGGCTACGGCTTCCAGGACGGGCTGTGGCCGGATGCCCCGACGCGGCAACTGCTCGACGCCGTCGGGCCCGACGTGCCCATCGTGCTGGTCAGCAAGGACCTGCACGCGGCGTGGCTGAACACCAGGGCCCTCGCCCTCCACGGGCACGCCGAGCACCCCACGGGTGTGCTGCGCGAACAGGCCGCCTTCGATGTCAACGCCCGCATCAGCTCGGTCCCCGACGAGGACCTCGACGGCTGGGTGGCGGAGGCGGTCGACGCCGCGGCCGCCCGGGGCGTCGTCGGCGTCGTCGACCTCGAGATGACCTTCTCCCTCGACCGGTGGGCTCACCGTGTCGCCCGCGGCATCCGGGGCATGCGGGTCCGGGCCGGCGTGTACCCGCACGATCTCGACGCCGTCATCGCGAGGGGCTTGCGCACCGGGGACGTCATCGAAGGTACGGACGGCCTGGTGACGATGGGCCCGTTCAAGATCATCACCGACGGTTCGCTGAACACCCGGACCGCGTTCTGCCATGCACCGTATCCAGGCCTCGACGGTGCCCGTGAAGGCCGGGGGATCTGCACGGTCGACCGCGGCCGGCTCGTCGACCACCTCCGCCGCGCGTCGTCGGGAGGCCTCGTGCCCGCGGTCCACGCGATCGGGGACGCGGCGAACTCCCTCGCCCTCGACGCGTTCGAGGAGGTGGGCTGCGGCGGCAGCATCGAGCATGCCCAGCTCGTCGGCGAGGCCGACTTCGGACGCTTCGCGCGCCTCGGCATCATTGCCAGCGTCCAGCCCGAGCACGCGATGGATGACCGCGATGTCGCGGATCGTTACTGGCCGGGGAGGACCCACCGGGCCTTCGCCTTCGGGAGCCTGGTGGCAGCGGGCGCGGAGGTCAGGCTCGGCTCGGACGCACCGGTCGCGCCGCTCGACCCATGGGTCTCGATGGCCGCCGCCGTATCCCGTGCACGGGACGGGCGGTCACCCTGGCATCCCGAGCAGCGCATGCTGTCGTCGGTGGCACTCGCGGCGTCCACCGACGGGCGCACGATGCTTCGGCCGGGGTCCGTCGCGGATCTCGTGGTCACCGAACGGGACCCGCTCCAGGCAGACGACCACCAGCTGCGGAACCTCGCTGTGTCGGCGACCATGCTCGGGGGCCGGTGGACGCACTCCACCCTCGACGGCGACGCAGGAACTGTTCAGCGCTGA